A DNA window from Pogona vitticeps strain Pit_001003342236 chromosome 2, PviZW2.1, whole genome shotgun sequence contains the following coding sequences:
- the MRPL51 gene encoding large ribosomal subunit protein mL51 translates to MAAMAAKRWWWAAARDFLSRPFFPPEARRLCSSTSARLPKVRHVREPPRPKEVDRWTEKRALFGVYDNIGILGDFMVHPKELIKGPAWLRGWKGNELQRCIRKKKIVGDRMFLEDYHNLNKRIRYLYSRFNRYGKHRH, encoded by the exons ATGGCGGCGATGGCGGCCAAGCGGTGGTGGTGGGCGGCGGCGCGGGACTTCTTGAGCCGCCCCTTCTTCCCGCCCGAAGCCCGCCGACTCTGCAGCAGCACGAGTGCCA GACTCCCAAAAGTCAGGCATGTGAGAGAGCCCCCCAGACCGAAAGAGGTTGACAGGTGGACAGAGAAGCGAGCATTGTTTGGGGTGTATGACAACATTGGAATTCTGG ggGATTTCATGGTTCATCCCAAGGAACTTATAAAAGGCCCAGCATGGCTGCGTGGGTGGAAAGGAAATGAGCTACAGAGATGTATCCGTAAAAAGAAAATAGTGGGTGACCGGATGTTTTTAGAGGATTACCACAATCTCAACAAGAGGATCAGATATCTGTACAGTCGATTTAATCGATATGGAAAGCATCGTCATTGA